A region from the Pontixanthobacter aestiaquae genome encodes:
- a CDS encoding aquaporin, translated as MSRRLLAEAIGSFFLFACVIGSGIMAETLAGGNVAIALLGNTLATGAILSVLIAMLGPISGAHFNPAVTLAFRIRGEIATKEALLFVLVQLVAGIIGVWAAHVMFDQPLIQYSLKPRTGTGQWLGEFIATFGLVLTILGTIRVNVAWVPASVGLYISAAYWFTSSTSFANPAITVARSLSNTFAGIAPVDVAGFVAAQFAGAIAAVWVAKLLYEKSG; from the coding sequence ATGAGTCGAAGACTGTTGGCGGAAGCGATTGGCAGCTTCTTCCTTTTCGCCTGTGTAATCGGCTCAGGCATTATGGCCGAGACGCTTGCTGGCGGAAATGTCGCGATTGCTCTGCTTGGTAACACGTTGGCAACCGGCGCGATCTTGTCGGTGCTGATCGCCATGCTGGGGCCAATATCGGGCGCGCATTTCAATCCGGCGGTGACGCTGGCGTTCCGGATACGCGGAGAGATTGCGACCAAGGAAGCGCTCCTGTTTGTCTTAGTCCAATTGGTCGCCGGGATCATCGGCGTGTGGGCGGCTCATGTGATGTTCGACCAGCCGCTGATTCAATATTCGCTCAAGCCGCGCACCGGCACGGGGCAATGGCTGGGCGAGTTTATTGCGACATTCGGATTGGTTCTGACCATTCTGGGGACGATCAGAGTGAACGTTGCGTGGGTGCCCGCCTCTGTGGGCCTCTATATCAGTGCTGCTTATTGGTTCACTTCATCGACCAGCTTTGCCAATCCTGCGATCACGGTCGCGCGCAGCCTCAGCAACACTTTTGCCGGGATTGCTCCGGTTGATGTGGCGGGCTTTGTCGCTGCGCAGTTTGCCGGTGCGATCGCGGCGGTTTGGGTTGCAAAGCTGCTGTATGAGAAATCAGGCTGA